TACCCataaacccactcctaatcaaattctaccctaattcattccctatatatacatacacctatcccatatatctcccacacaacttctacactcaaactctctcccaaacacaaaaacacaattctcaagcacttttattcagatttaaatgcacccaagagagcaaggactattgatagcagcacTGTGCCTAcggctgattcttcgaggggtactgctgtaAGACCTCGGTTGAATGATAgggctgcggaggaggagtacactaggcttttggggaagccgattctgaaggagaggggatttttaccatcggggagggatggtgagttgttacctatgattgctgagaaggggtggatagctttttgtgagtcacctgaagcagtgccgatgagcgtggttcgcgagttctatgcgaacgcgaaggccgagaagaatgggttttctgtggtccgggggatgacggttgattatcacccagcggcgattcaccgtgtgattgggcagcgagagaggaagcccatggaggagaattggaacgagaaaactgctgaggattttgacttggatttgatttatgctactctctgtaggtcgggcacagtttggaccttcaagactggaactaatgagtatcgtcactttccggcgatcgcgatgaacgggtatgcccgtgcatggaatgcgtttatttgtgctaatattctgccgtcttcgcatgcacacgaggtcacagttgagagagcacagttgttgtggggaattttgaatgaggaatactatgtggaccttggtgagttcatctaccaaggaattctgaagtttttgaggagagctaagcacatgaacatcccgtATGCATCCACTGTTATTAAGCTTTGCCGAGCGGTGGGAGTGAACTGgtcgtctcatgagcagttgcagttgccggccgctcatattgattccgggactctgaatacgatgcaggagtggaccggtggtgagcccgaggagcatgggctgggttatcgtcttccaggagggcgtccagcacgaggtgctactatggctaggcctaggcgtgatgaggctggttcttcgagagctcaggagggtgctgggatggctgatgcccaatataggaggctgtcacggaggatggatgttatgtatgagacgcagagcaggtttgctcaagagctcatccttgcactagggactgcttttcgaggccttggagctgacatccagtggccaacataggttcatgtatgatattgcatgattagtgggtaactctaaccgttttattcgccctgtgtaatcaaaaggaataacttgtgcttaattcattatgttgtcaatttctgtagacatatagggactcaacataattgatgcctattcaacttctatcttaattgtgcatgctaagggtaataacaatgactattgaaggaagtagtaatgaagttgtgatctcatgagtgttttaatattgttaattcgaagtgttaattaagtggttaattttagtagttaattgtagttaacaATTAGTTAATATAATTCTAAGTGTttttgtcttaacattgagacgtaaacatacattggtgagtgagtttaattgaacataattagtctgagtctctgtgggaacgaactagaaactattctatattacttgcgaacgcgtatacttgcgtgaatattagcgcgtgttttctccctaacaattgtttttgagctagatcatgatcatacttgtttatttgttcatatttaatcacttgtttatatctaAATTTTTTGGTATTCTCGTAATGGCTTAGGAGCACTGAATTTTAATATGGAGAAAATCAGGATTTCgttgctagttgtgaataaggctaggcgtcaaatggctagtagtcggctcatatttttatgagtagtctagggttgaatgagatggagcgaaatgcaaTCATTCAGAAATCgttgaaaaaagaaaaagaaaaaagaaaaaagaaaaagagaaaagaaaaaggaaaaaattaagtgtttatgcataattgatcaagagtgagctctttaatactcgagttattaagttctaggggactttgtgcctagtgacctaaggcttttatagtctgggttccgctaacctaacgctcgctacatgggtattattgcataagtcttttgggacgtcattcattgcacggtcaaataagcatctttgttatgtgttcaataatagcgtgaatccttgtataactctagtagaaatgAGTTGTTTTGAGTCATTATGTATTTATCCTCTATCCTGTTTATAAACTCGTGATTGTTTGGTTATTGTTATTGATcagtatcgagagtatatctgttaagcatcccatacacgcacgtttctggttgtgagttgatttgtgggatttattcgagctctctttagagtcattgcattcttagaggcattggcttattcatttggttatggttattctgaggggatcgattgcattatcatttataACATTCACGttgttgcattcatgcattacgtttattttatagtttttgagtctgtttatgcttgagcacaagcatcgattcaagtttgagGGAGTGAtaaatggattttatatctacttggaacgcttcattacaagcttaagttggtgttttggactcaagttgttggtatttttgatatatttttgtgttattgtatttcaggcatcagttaaatgaagaaaggatattttcaaggaaatatgctgaaaagagataAAAATTGGAATCCTAGGCCATTCTAAAGTTGAAGAGAATCttgttagcttcgcgtgggcagttgaatcgcctaattctgacgagcagaactcaagattCGACCAAAAGAAGAATCAGtagaaaaatccagaaaccctGCGCGGCCGCCCCCACTACACGCGCGCCCGCGCCGACTTTCTGCCAAAAATCAGCGCACCCGCGCTGATTtgagcgcggccgccccgccctTTTTTGCCCCataatcctgattttagtagaaATTGATGATTTTGAGGGTTCAGGTTCAGTAGGGGcttatatataccaataaaaagatgtttttatCAACAAGGAGACCATGGAGAGCAATACGAAGACCTAAAGAGGATAAGACGGCTACGGAGAAAAAGAATTTCttattcttcaatatagttgatattttggatgcttgttttttatttgtctttgaaccctagtactcgtatattgtttattatcatattttcattggaacccatggtgacgatgagttcggttatgaactaatcattatcgtggggttctaatggATTCACTTATggatttctctagttaatttgtttcaatatcttggtgtgtggtgattgactgatatcctagtattggttgtgcttattcgtcttatgtgcgtagctaacatataagatagcgtgttaatctctattgaagcgacagtgaatatagagatttagaacttgccatgctagcataggttcatgtatttattatgcatgattcgtaggtaattttaaccatcttacttgccctatgttatcacgatagataacttattcattaaacctttatattgtcaaattctatagacatatagggtctcaacataattggtgtctcttcagcttctatctcttttgtggatgtctggtagtagggtactcgtacaacgaaagttggcatttactagtttcgtgttatctgattagttgtcatcaccattgcatgccaaggttaagaacaatgactttgaatgaagtatttaataaagttagaattccatgtttgtctcatatagttaaatCAATCactttattcttagttaattgcatttattttaattttagttataaacatctcaacttgttattgtcttagcattgtgcgatagccataccattgttgcataggtgcataatcttaaattaacgaaaaagagtctctgtgggtacgaagctgatttatatcttatactacttgcgaacgagtatacttgcgtgtaattttagcacgtgttttcgccctaacaaaaCCACATGACAGATAACTGTCACATTAATGCACCTACAATGTTGCCACATGTACGAACATAAATTGAGGTCAGACCGAAACAGTCGTCCTAGGGTTTCTTCACCCCAAGATGGCCTAGATTGATGTCCATCGGCCCGCCCGAAGGCCCAGCCGAAGGACAGGGACATGTTGGCTATGGGTTCAATACGGCCCACCGAACGAAGGCCCACTAGGAATTATTATTGGGCCGAAGGCCCACCAGAACAATGAACCAAAGCCCAGTCAGCTTAGCAGATTGAGGCCCACTTCTACTCCAACCGTTGGGATTACACAATCATAACGCCCCTTTTTCACTCTTCTTTATCATTAAGGTGTAACGGACGAAGCATTGATGACAAGATCGGGTATATAAACCCTAGGAAAGTAAGACATACACATTACACACTCATTCTCTCAAATACTCTCTACTTTCTTGTATTCCTTAAACCCACTCTACATCcagattcttattctcacaccggaggtgaatgGGGGGGGGACAATCTCTCACATTATCTTCCCTTTTAAGTAGCAGCCGAAGGGAGTTCCTGAGTGACCGAAGACCGCTCATTCATTCCGAAGAAGATCTGGGGTGTAACACTTACTATAAGTCTTCTGCACTTAGCAAGGATGATTCTGTATAAAATCTCGAAAAAATTCATGAAGAATTCTGAAAATAATTCACAATAAATATTCCGACGAAAACTTTTATGAATGTAACGAGGAAGACACCAAAAAGAATACTCAATTCCAACTCTCTGTTTTCACACACTTCTCTGTTTCCACCCACTTCAGTACTGAAGCAAAAATACAAGGAATGTTCTGAATGAAGTGAAGGGATTGATAGTTTCAACTTTCAATTGACGTGCATGGCTAATATAGGGCCTGTCTGGGGTTTCATATAAAATGAGAAAAAAGGCCCCAAATGTCACTTTCTTGAGTTAAATGACCCTCAATATCACTTTTTAAATTGGTGGCCCCAAATGTCACTTGAAAACGGCGATTCGGGTTATATTTTCAAAATAGACGAAAAACGCAATTTCGTGTTGAATTTTTctgtaataatttttttttataaataaaagaaaaacacAATTTCGTTTCGTGTTTTTGTGTAAAAACATGGTTTCAAACTGTGTTTTTAATGAAAACGCAATTTCAGAAATTGTTTCGGTAAAAACGCAGTCTCGTCTTGAGTTTATGGATATAAAAACGGCGTTTCAAACCGAGTTTTTCGTAAAAACGCAATTTCTAACCGAGTTTATCTCAGGAtgcaaaaaaaaatattaaaaacgCAGATCCAAAATAAGTTAATATGAAAAACTCAGCCTGAGATTGCGTTTTGCACCACTAAACATGAATTGAAGTTGCGTTTTTAatgtttttttgaaaaaaaaatcaaaacggAACACGCAACTCCGTTTTTCATTAAAAAGAAAAGCTTCACCCGAAACTCCGTTTTGGAGTGACATTTGGGGCCAATTATTTAGAAAGTGACATTGAGGGCCATTTGCCCCCAAAAGTGACATTTGGGGCCAACACCCTGAAATGAATcttaacttataagttatttaggtgtttaaataattttacttataatttGACGATGTGTTTGGTAAAATATAacttgtaaattttaaaattttaaaattaattcaaaattttaataaaataattttaaaacatgaattttaaatttaaaaatattcaaaaaaattaattaaaaagaCAATGTATAAAAATTTACCATatgttaaaataaataatattttaaaaaaaaggaaaataattcAATAACTAAAATcatatgtcatctacatatataATCAAAATTGAATAAACACATAACTATATCATAACCATATCTTataatattttgataattaaataAAACCAGAAAGATTACAAACAATGTGTTAAATAAAAGATAAAAAATTACATAATAAAAAGAAATCTAATCTAATAATAAAAATAGAAATTACCCaaagaaaatattaaaaaatgaaaataagttaAAATGAGAGAAGAATGTACCCGTGCACGTACTTTCAACTTATGATGAATATGAAGCTAATATGATCATCCTACTTAATTACCTAAACACTAGCAAGAAATTTGAAAACCACTTTTTGGCAAAAAAGCTCTCTAGAATGAGTGCCCAAACACCCCCATACTGTTGTACATTTCCTTTTATCTTATACTATTTCCGATGATCGGCACCTCTATAGAGGTGACAAAATTTTGCTTATAGagttaaacctctttaaagtaataCCCTTGGGACCgggaaaaaatattactttaccgaatttattactttatcgatataataatattttattactttatcgataaagtaatattttattactttacCGAATTTTTATGTTTACGTGGTACAGTATAATATATAATGTACGTATAAAAACTAGAATTAATCACATGCAATGTATTTGATCTAAAATTACTTTTATTATGATTACTTATATCCAAAAAGTTAATATCTTGAATGCTATTAGTTTTGCTAACATGGCTTGGAATATTGATGTGAAAACAACCACAATTGCAAATTGTTTTCGGCATTGCAAGATTCGTTcagaagaaaatgatgaacaaGAACTTGGAGAAATAAATGAAGGTGTCGAAGGATTAAATGAAGTTATCTCTAATTTACGATATAGGAATGTGATGGATGTCGAGCATCTCTTAAACTATCCAAACGAGAATGATGCGGTTATGAAATCACCTACGGATGAAGAAATCATTGAGTCGGTAATGAGCACTGATGAAGGGAATGATCCTGAACCCGACGATAGCAATGTCATCCCAAGCGTGTCATCAAAGGAAGCATTTCAAGCACTCACCACTTTGAACAATTACTTGTTACAACACGAGCAAAACATACCAGGAGTTATTTTTGTTTTACATAAAGTCAAGGACGAGATTAATTTTGGCTTTGGTGGAAAGAAGAAACAAGCTACAATAGattcatattttaataagaattaaattttgtaatcatatacattatacagtatatatatatatatatatatatatatatatatatatatatatatataattatggaattattactTTACATATTACTTGGGCCCTTAATGACTTTcgaattttttattatcttatgcTTTTAGCGAGAATATTACTTTACAACATTGGCCCAAGTTGGGACCGATGAAAATTATTACTTAAGCGAGGTTATTACTTTATCGGATATTACTTAATCGAG
This genomic interval from Apium graveolens cultivar Ventura chromosome 8, ASM990537v1, whole genome shotgun sequence contains the following:
- the LOC141680414 gene encoding uncharacterized protein LOC141680414, encoding MAWNIDVKTTTIANCFRHCKIRSEENDEQELGEINEGVEGLNEVISNLRYRNVMDVEHLLNYPNENDAVMKSPTDEEIIESVMSTDEGNDPEPDDSNVIPSVSSKEAFQALTTLNNYLLQHEQNIPGVIFVLHKVKDEINFGFGGKKKQATIDSYFNKN